One Besnoitia besnoiti strain Bb-Ger1 chromosome VIII, whole genome shotgun sequence DNA segment encodes these proteins:
- a CDS encoding hypothetical protein (encoded by transcript BESB_084680) encodes MALSAYFLRALTVTYTARNRSSMTATIENLRNTILWMPPASSSSPPSSASSSPPSSTSSLSPSVLSSSPSSPSSASSCSAPWPVPRRIGRRQWRVTYLKSPFKYKYALRHYVFEDHRYAFSFYDVENVQEVLSAALGAMAKETCCSCRFSWHFAGRPQAALPAAPRLVASSLSSSSAASSASAVPAEDSLAGGAEEARKASRKVFPVLQGHCPADKEFIRRALEEEQAVERIRKKLDKKTLQWFPGKTPWAPK; translated from the exons ATGGCGCTCTCCGCCTACTTTCTGCGTGCGCTGACGGTCACCTATACCGCGCGCAATCGCTCGTCCATGACGGCGACCATCGAGAACCTTCGAAACACGATCCTCTGGATGCCGccggcctcttcttcctcccccccatcctccgcttcctcctcccctccctcttctacctcttcgctctctccttctgttctctcttcttccccgtctTCTCCTAGCTCGGCGTCGAGCTGCTCTGCGCCATGGCCAGTCCCGCGGCGCATCGGCCGGCGGCAGTGGCGAGTGACGTACTTGAAGTCCCCGTTCAAGTACAAGTATGCGCTGCGGCACTATGTCTTCGAAGACCACCGCTACGCCTTCTCTTTCTACGACGTGGAGAACGTGCAAGAAGTGCTCAGTGCAGCCTTAGGCGCGATGGCGAAGGAGACCTGCTGCTCCTGCCGCTTCTCCTGGCATTTTGCTGGAAGG CCTCAGGCCGCGcttcccgcggcgccgcgcctcgtcgcgtctTCGCTATCCTCGTCatccgccgcgtcctctgcgtctgcggtgCCTGCGGAAGACTCCCTGGCGGgtggcgccgaagaggcgcgcaagGCGAGTCGGAAAGTCTTTCCTGTGCTTCAGGGGCACTGCCCAGCCGACAAAGAGTTcatccgccgcgccctggaGGAGGAGCAAGCTGTCGAGCGGATTCGGAAGAAGCTTGACAAAAAAACTCTCCAGTGGTTCCCAGGAAAGACACCTTGGGCTCCCAAGTGA